cttcttaacttgttaaagaatggttgttgtatcatacaccgaaacaactggaacaacccccacagtcaccgaacattaatcccattgaacatctgttgtagcatttggacagacagatcagaaaatgaaatattaccagcaatgactctctacacgaaatcctgcaggaagagtggttcaacatcccaacatcggtgacatcaaaattggtagaaacaatgccaaggaggcttgaaactgttttaaaacccaaaagatgtcaaataaaatactaaacacgttttttcttctaatttccctaaactgtacactttcttttgacgcgttaaaaattgagtatttttggttttgttgttactgtttttgttgcagttgaactagtttagttttttgtttatatattgcaagagaacaattaaatgttttgttaaatatactagaactggagaacaaatagttttttaatatgtaaataaaatgttttaaatgtaaaaacaagttgcacactttctttagacgctgactgtatatAAGATTATAAGGAATACTTTTTTCTGTAGATCACTTTACTGAATTTCCCACAGTTTGGCAGTTATGAGCCAGTCTTTCTCCTAGTCTATAGCTACAATTCCAATTGGTTTCCGAGGTATAACCATGAGATAATTTTCATGTTCTTCGGAAAAATCAAGTTTTAGCCTAAATTACATGAGGCCATAAAATTCGAAATACCAAACGAGAAGgggtttgtatttttttgtgtcgcactgtattattattatttaatttttaaccatCCTGTGCATTTGTTACACTTTGCAACACTGAAAAGAAATAATTCATATTGAAATAACTACAACAACTTTTCACGAAGTTgtgtatttttgttgaaaattaataacttgtattaaaatcataatttataaaaagaattgaagaaaaatcaGTATGGCACAAAGAAGTGATAGTAATGTACCAGCAGAAGAAAGCGATTTGTTGCAAATTAAACCACTGTAAgttaatataaatgtttatagttttaaatgaaaaaaagccATTCACATGTTTACAAaatgtatgtgtgttttttgtttacatGAGCAGCGGTGCTGGCCAGGAAGTTGGACGGTCATGTATAATGCTGGAATTTAAAGGAAAGAAAATAATggtaatttagaattttttataaaaaactgaatACAATAATATAAAGTGTTGTTGGATTACAGTTGGATTGTGGAATACATCCCGGGTTGTCTGGTATGGATGCATTGCCGTATGTGGATTTAATTGAGGCCGATGAAGTggatttgttatttatatcaCAGTAAGTATTAAactcaaaaatgattttcgtAAATATTTAACGAATAATACCTATTTACTTTTCAGTTTCCATTTAGATCATTGTGGAGCCTTGCCGtggtttttaatgaaaactagCTTTCGGGGACGTTGCTTTATGACCCATGCGACCAAAGCGATTTACAGATGGATGTTGTCTGATTACATAAAAATTAGTAATATTTCAACAGAACAAATGCTGTACACGGAAGCCGATCTTGAAGCCTCGATGGAAAAAATTGAGACCATAAATTTCCACGAGGAACGTGATGTCATGGGTGTACGTTTTTGTGCCTATAATGCCGGTCATGTACTGGGTGCGGCCATGTTTATGATTGAAATTGCTGgtattaaaattctttatacTGGCGATTTTTCTAGACAGGAAGATCGTCATTTAATGGCTGCCGAAATACCCACAATGAAGCCAGATGTATTGATTACAGAATCCACTTATGGAACTCATATACATGAAAAACGTGAAGATAGGGAAAATCGTTTTACATCATTGGTACAGAAAATTGTCACACAGGGCGGACGTTGCCTTATACCAGTGTTTGCTTTGGGCAGAGCTCAGGAATTGCTTTTAATTCTGGATGAATACTGGTCCCAAAATCCCGATCTACATGATATACCCATATATTATGCCTCCTCTTTAGCCAAAAAGTGCATGGCTGTGTATCAAACGTATATTAATGCCATGAACGACAAAATTCGTCGTCAAATAGCGGTAAACAATCCATTTGTGTTTCGTCACATCTCTAATCTTAAGGGTATTGATCATTTTGATGATATCGGTCCTTGTGTTATTATGGCGTCACCTGGTATGATGCAAAGTGGCTTATCTCGGGAGTTATTCGAAAATTGGTGTACAGACCCCAAGAATGGTGTTATTATAGCCGGTTACTGCGTTGAAGGAACATTGGCCAAGACAATACTTTCCGAACCGGAAGAGATCACAACACTTGGTGGTCAAAAATTGCCTCTAAATATGTCTGTCGATTATATTTCATTCTCAGCACACACAGATTATCAACAAACCAGTGAATTCATAAGACTGTTGAAGCCTCAACATGTGGTAAATAAGAATATATaggtttatatatatatatagtggagattattattattattactcagataatcattttaaattatttaggtTTTAGTCCATGgcgaacaaaatgaaatgtcTCGTCTAAAAATGGCGCTACAACGTGAATACGAAGCTGATCCTAATACTGATATAAAATTCTATAATCCACGTAACACTCATTCGGTTGAATTATATTTTCGTGGTGAAAAAACGGCAAAGGTAATGGGTACGTTGGCGGCAACAAAACCTGAAGTGGGCAACAAATTATCTGGTGTTTTGGTAAAAAGAGATTTTAACTATCATCTTTTAGCAGCCTCCGACTTGTCTAGTAAGCGTTCAGTAAATAGctacataattaatgattagtTTTAATGTCTTTGACCTTTCTCAGAATATACTGATATGAGCATGTCCGTGGTTACACAGCGACAGTCCATTCCATGGAGCAGTCctttaaatactttacaattaCTTTTGGATCGTATTGGTGGTGCAGGTACTGTAGAAGTTCTTGAAGAAGATAGACATATACGTGCATTCAATTGCATTGATTTAACAATCGAGGGCAAGATTATAATTATGGAGTGGCAAGCCACTCCAGTAAATGATATGTTTGCCGATTCGGTTTTGGCTTGTGTAATGCAAACAGAAATGGGTGGTACCAACATTAAGGGTACCACAGCTCAATCAAAATCGGACCGTACACACTTTAAAGAATGTCTTTTAGAGACATTGCAGGATACTTTTGGGGAAAACACAGtgccaaaaatgtttaaaggtgATATTTTGCCCATAACCGTGGCTGGCAAAATTGTAGAAGTCAATCTAGAAACACTGGTAaacctatatttaaaaatacagcaTGTATAATAAATTAACGCAAACATTTTACACTTCCTTTTAGGCTGTTACAACAAAAGACGATGAAAACTTGCGCCAAATTGTTAATACCACTGTTCAAAAATTATATCAAGCTTTGGTGACTTTGTAAAATTGCAATACGTAATCTTTACAAAGACTTTACTagtaataagaaataaaaaaattagaaatgcaTCTTTTAGTTTGTTGAATATATCATTTTACGAAG
The nucleotide sequence above comes from Calliphora vicina chromosome 1, idCalVici1.1, whole genome shotgun sequence. Encoded proteins:
- the Cpsf73 gene encoding cleavage and polyadenylation specificity factor 73, with the protein product MAQRSDSNVPAEESDLLQIKPLGAGQEVGRSCIMLEFKGKKIMLDCGIHPGLSGMDALPYVDLIEADEVDLLFISHFHLDHCGALPWFLMKTSFRGRCFMTHATKAIYRWMLSDYIKISNISTEQMLYTEADLEASMEKIETINFHEERDVMGVRFCAYNAGHVLGAAMFMIEIAGIKILYTGDFSRQEDRHLMAAEIPTMKPDVLITESTYGTHIHEKREDRENRFTSLVQKIVTQGGRCLIPVFALGRAQELLLILDEYWSQNPDLHDIPIYYASSLAKKCMAVYQTYINAMNDKIRRQIAVNNPFVFRHISNLKGIDHFDDIGPCVIMASPGMMQSGLSRELFENWCTDPKNGVIIAGYCVEGTLAKTILSEPEEITTLGGQKLPLNMSVDYISFSAHTDYQQTSEFIRLLKPQHVVLVHGEQNEMSRLKMALQREYEADPNTDIKFYNPRNTHSVELYFRGEKTAKVMGTLAATKPEVGNKLSGVLVKRDFNYHLLAASDLSKYTDMSMSVVTQRQSIPWSSPLNTLQLLLDRIGGAGTVEVLEEDRHIRAFNCIDLTIEGKIIIMEWQATPVNDMFADSVLACVMQTEMGGTNIKGTTAQSKSDRTHFKECLLETLQDTFGENTVPKMFKGDILPITVAGKIVEVNLETLAVTTKDDENLRQIVNTTVQKLYQALVTL